TATCTCAACTCAAAGATACCCAAAATAGCCTTAAAATAATCCCGACATTTATTAATCAGGACGGCAGTAAAAAACTTACGAAAATTCTTAACAAAAATTCAGAAATTATAAGTCAAAAAGAAAAGTTAATCGAAAGATTAAAATTCCAGAATGCAATTCTAAAAAACTCCCTGAGTTACTTACCGTTTCTGACTAATGATATCCTAACAAGTACCTCGGCTAAAAGCGAAAGCCATTATTTAGAAGTTATTATCGATGAACTGCTGAAAAATATCCTGCTTTACAACCTCAACTCTGATCAGGAATTAGAAGCGCTGATCAAGGAAAATATGGATAGGCTGTTGCTGATAAAAGACCAAAATCCTTTTGGTAAAGATGAAGAATTTATCGATCTAGCCCTGAGCCATTCCAGAATAATTATGAGCAATAAACCTCAGGTAGATGAACTGACTCAGCAACTGCTACAGCTCCCTACTAAGCAGCTAAACGAAGAACTGGATTACGTCTATAACCTATACTATTACCAAGCTATTGATACAGCTAATACTTATCGTTTATATGCCTATACTTGGTTGTTGATTGTGTTGGCTTGGATTGCCTACTTAATTATAAACAATTTGGTAAAAGCCAACCGTCGTACCATCAACATTCTCGAAAGTATCACAGATGCCTTTATTTCCCTAAACGACCAGTGGCAGATTACCTATCTTAATCCCCAAGCTTTCCAAATGCTACAGAGTCAACCCGAACAGCTTCTGAATCAGAATCTAGAGGAGGTGTTTTCCGGAGTCTTTGGCTCCAAGTTCTACCAGGAATGTCATCGGGCGGTTGCTGCACAGGTTGTTGTCACCTTTGAAGAATACTATCCACCGACGAAACGTTGGTTTGACGTGAAAGCTTATCCAGGTATTAATGGTCTTTCAGTGTTCTTTCATGACATTACTGAGCGCAAACAAGCCTCCCGGGTCTTGCAGCAACTTAATGAGGACTTAGAAGCTAGGGTAGAAGAACGTACTGTCCAACTTGCTGAAAGTATGAAAGAAGCCGAAAAAGCCCGGAAAAAGTCTGAAGAAGCTAACAAAGCCAAAAGCCAATTTCTTGCCAATATGAGCCATGAACTGCGCACCCCCCTCAATGCCATCCTAGGATTCACCCAATTGATGAACCGTGACTCATCGCTGAATCAGGAACATCAGGAATATCTAGCAATCATTAGTCGCAGTGGTGAGCATTTACTGAACTTGATCAACGACATATTAGAAATGTCCAAAATCGAGGCAGGTCAGATAACTGTAAATGAAACTAGCTTTGACCTGTATCGTTTGCTGGATAGTCTCGAAGAGATGTTAGGACTGCGAGCCGCATCCAAAGGCTTACAGCTCATTGTTTACCGAGAGCCAGAGCTTCCTCGATATGTGAAAACAGATCAGGGAAAATTGCGCCAAGTTTTGATTAATTTACTGGGAAACGCTATCAAATTTACTCAAGAAGGCAGTGTCACTTTGCGGGTGGTTAGTAACAATGAAAAGTTGAAAATTAGCGGGTCTGATCAGTTGAAGGTTGGCAGGTCTGATCAGTTGAAGGTTGACAGGTTGAATGTTGACAGGTTGAATGTTGACAGGTCTGATCAGTTGAATGTTGACAGGTCTGATCAGTTGAAGGTTGACAGGTTGAATGTTGTTCGCGTTCGCGCAGCGTCGGCTTTGCCGAAAGCGTGGCCGAAAGGCCAAGGTTTTCCCAATAACCAGCAACTGGCAACTCCAACTAACCTTCAACCTACTAACCTTCAACCTACTAACCTTCAACCAACTA
The Moorena sp. SIOASIH genome window above contains:
- a CDS encoding DAHL domain-containing protein, with protein sequence MNKTQLLKLLNTLAAVFILAFLVNKSLPINIEEHQQYQNTLNQQKEIDVILNQDIIKSRYDLLTYYDPFVKHVSQLKDTQNSLKIIPTFINQDGSKKLTKILNKNSEIISQKEKLIERLKFQNAILKNSLSYLPFLTNDILTSTSAKSESHYLEVIIDELLKNILLYNLNSDQELEALIKENMDRLLLIKDQNPFGKDEEFIDLALSHSRIIMSNKPQVDELTQQLLQLPTKQLNEELDYVYNLYYYQAIDTANTYRLYAYTWLLIVLAWIAYLIINNLVKANRRTINILESITDAFISLNDQWQITYLNPQAFQMLQSQPEQLLNQNLEEVFSGVFGSKFYQECHRAVAAQVVVTFEEYYPPTKRWFDVKAYPGINGLSVFFHDITERKQASRVLQQLNEDLEARVEERTVQLAESMKEAEKARKKSEEANKAKSQFLANMSHELRTPLNAILGFTQLMNRDSSLNQEHQEYLAIISRSGEHLLNLINDILEMSKIEAGQITVNETSFDLYRLLDSLEEMLGLRAASKGLQLIVYREPELPRYVKTDQGKLRQVLINLLGNAIKFTQEGSVTLRVVSNNEKLKISGSDQLKVGRSDQLKVDRLNVDRLNVDRSDQLNVDRSDQLKVDRLNVVRVRAASALPKAWPKGQGFPNNQQLATPTNLQPTNLQPTNLQPTNLQPTNLQPTNLQPTNLQPANLQPTNLQPTNLQPTNLQPANLQPTNLQPATLTGQTITFEIEDTGPGVDPAEIDSLFEAFVQTEIGRKSEQGTGLGLSISRQFVKLMGGDITLSSPLGGGTIVTFDIQISLAGAGADIQTQHPTRSVIGLAPDQPKYRILVVEDKWESRKLLVKLLEPLGFEVREAENGQEGVALWSSWEPHLIWMDMRMPVMDGYEATKQIKAHLKGQATVIIALTASAFNEERAVILSAGCDDFVRKPFQEEEIFETMAHYLGVRYVYEEKTSATSPQRSATEALTREALAVMPAEWVEQLYQAANQVNNQRIFQLIEQIPSEHGPVAIALTDLVRNFRCDKIIDLTEPPTS